Proteins encoded by one window of Candidatus Pelagibacter giovannonii:
- a CDS encoding DEAD/DEAH box helicase, producing MENFKLLKIEDSLKNSLEKMKFTKPTPIQAMAIPVALEGKDILGTAQTGTGKTLAFSVPLINKLILDKNAFALVMCPTRELATQVMAAIKSIISDKINIKTALLIGGEAMQKQLRQLGNRSRIIVGTPGRINDHLKRKSLNLSATKYLVLDETDRMLDMGFTPQIELILKFVPKDHQTLLFSATLPQNIVRISERYLNKPQRISTGSTSVPIAKIKQETLQVFKENKYDQLVDQFITRKGSILVFVKTKRGADKMVKRLKEEGHSADAIHGDLRQSKRDRVITSFRKGLKRILIATDVAARGLDIPLIQHVINFDLPQVPEDYVHRIGRTARAGTEGSALTFLTPDDRSMWNEISKLIDPNFKPAPRGARGDSRGGKRGKAPYNKKRKFRDEKKSFGKGRPDRSSRDGEKKSFGYKGKSSFGDKSKPSSYGRSSSSSRDGEKKSFGYKGKSSFGDKSKPSSYGRSSSSSRDGEKKSFGYKGKSSFGDKSKPSSYGRSSSSSRDGEKKSFGYKGKSSFGDKSKPSSYGRSSSSSRDGEKKSFGYKGKSSFTKKDNSKPTGFTNNPKYFGKKTSESSFTSGEKKSSSFNGKKKFKSRSDRPKTFTFKKHSQKRAKV from the coding sequence ATGGAAAATTTTAAGTTACTAAAAATAGAAGATTCGTTAAAGAATTCATTGGAAAAAATGAAGTTTACGAAACCAACTCCAATTCAGGCTATGGCAATACCTGTTGCTTTAGAGGGAAAAGATATTTTAGGAACAGCACAAACAGGAACAGGAAAAACCTTAGCTTTTAGTGTTCCTTTAATTAATAAATTAATATTAGATAAAAATGCATTTGCATTAGTTATGTGTCCAACTAGAGAGCTTGCAACTCAAGTAATGGCTGCAATTAAAAGCATTATTAGTGATAAAATTAATATTAAAACTGCTTTGCTTATTGGTGGAGAGGCAATGCAAAAACAGCTTAGACAATTGGGTAATAGATCAAGAATAATAGTTGGCACTCCTGGGAGAATTAATGACCACTTAAAAAGAAAAAGTTTAAATCTATCGGCTACTAAATATCTAGTACTAGATGAAACTGACAGAATGTTAGATATGGGTTTTACCCCTCAAATAGAATTAATTTTAAAATTTGTTCCAAAAGATCATCAAACTTTATTATTTTCTGCAACACTACCTCAGAATATTGTTAGAATTTCTGAAAGATATCTTAATAAGCCTCAAAGAATTTCAACAGGGTCAACATCAGTGCCGATTGCAAAAATTAAACAGGAAACTCTTCAAGTTTTTAAAGAAAATAAATATGATCAACTAGTAGATCAATTTATAACAAGAAAAGGATCAATATTAGTTTTTGTTAAAACTAAAAGGGGTGCTGATAAAATGGTTAAACGCCTTAAAGAAGAGGGTCATTCAGCTGATGCTATTCATGGAGATCTTCGTCAAAGTAAAAGAGATCGTGTAATCACTTCATTTAGAAAAGGCCTTAAAAGAATATTAATAGCAACTGATGTTGCTGCAAGAGGACTAGATATTCCATTAATCCAGCACGTAATTAATTTTGATCTTCCACAAGTTCCAGAAGATTATGTTCACAGAATTGGAAGAACAGCTAGAGCTGGAACAGAAGGTTCTGCTTTAACTTTTCTTACTCCAGATGATAGATCGATGTGGAATGAAATTAGTAAATTAATTGATCCAAATTTTAAACCTGCACCACGTGGTGCAAGAGGAGACTCAAGAGGAGGAAAAAGAGGAAAAGCTCCTTACAATAAAAAAAGAAAATTTAGAGATGAAAAAAAATCTTTTGGCAAAGGAAGACCTGACAGATCATCAAGAGATGGAGAGAAAAAAAGTTTCGGTTACAAAGGAAAATCTAGTTTTGGCGATAAATCAAAACCTTCTAGTTATGGAAGATCCAGTTCATCATCAAGAGATGGAGAGAAAAAAAGTTTCGGTTACAAAGGAAAATCTAGTTTTGGCGATAAATCAAAACCTTCTAGTTATGGAAGATCTAGTTCATCATCAAGAGATGGAGAGAAAAAAAGTTTCGGTTACAAAGGAAAATCTAGTTTTGGCGATAAATCAAAACCTTCTAGTTATGGAAGATCTAGTTCATCATCAAGAGATGGAGAGAAAAAAAGTTTCGGTTACAAAGGAAAATCTAGTTTTGGCGATAAATCAAAACCTTCTAGTTATGGAAGATCTAGTTCATCATCAAGAGATGGAGAGAAAAAAAGTTTCGGTTACAAAGGAAAATCTAGTTTTACAAAAAAAGATAACTCGAAACCTACAGGATTCACAAATAATCCAAAATACTTTGGAAAAAAAACATCTGAAAGTTCATTTACTAGTGGAGAGAAAAAAAGCTCTAGTTTTAATGGAAAGAAGAAGTTTAAGAGTAGAAGTGATAGACCTAAAACCTTTACCTTCAAAAAACATAGTCAAAAAAGAGCTAAAGTCTAA
- the groL gene encoding chaperonin GroEL (60 kDa chaperone family; promotes refolding of misfolded polypeptides especially under stressful conditions; forms two stacked rings of heptamers to form a barrel-shaped 14mer; ends can be capped by GroES; misfolded proteins enter the barrel where they are refolded when GroES binds) has translation MAKVVKFDSEARAAMIRGVDILANTVKVTLGPKGRNVVIDKSYGAPRITKDGVSVAKEIDLEDKFENMGAQMVKEVASKTNEEAGDGTTTATILAQAIVKEGVKYVTAGMNPMDVKRGIDAAVDHVKASLIASAKKVKDTDEIAQVGTISANGDKEIGNMIAKAMQKVGNEGVITVEEAKGVETELDVVEGMQFDRGYLSPYFITNADKMTTELENPFILLHEKKLTNLQPMVPLLEAVVQAGRPLMIISEDVEGEALATLVVNKLRGGLKVVAVKAPGFGDRRKSMLDDIAILTGGQVISEDIGVKLENVKLTDLGSCKRVKVDKDNSTIISGSGKKSEIEARCTQIKQQVGETTSDYDREKLQERLAKLAGGVAVIKVGGATEVEVKERKDRVEDALNATRAAAEEGIVVGGGCALLYASQSLTTLKVKGDDQKAGVALVAKALQAPIRQITLNAGVDGSVVVGKLLEQNKKNQGYDAQNEEYVDMFTKGIIDPVKVVRTALQDAASIAGLLVTTEAMIADKPDDKDAGGAGGMPGGMPGGMGGMGGMGGMGM, from the coding sequence ATGGCAAAAGTTGTAAAATTCGACTCTGAAGCAAGGGCGGCAATGATAAGAGGTGTTGATATCCTTGCTAACACAGTAAAAGTTACTCTTGGACCTAAAGGTAGAAATGTTGTTATCGACAAATCTTATGGTGCACCAAGAATTACTAAAGATGGTGTTTCTGTTGCTAAGGAAATAGATCTTGAAGATAAATTTGAAAACATGGGTGCTCAAATGGTTAAGGAAGTTGCTAGTAAAACAAATGAAGAAGCTGGTGATGGAACAACTACAGCAACTATTTTAGCACAAGCAATCGTTAAAGAAGGTGTAAAATATGTAACAGCTGGCATGAACCCTATGGATGTTAAAAGAGGAATAGATGCAGCAGTAGATCATGTTAAAGCAAGTTTAATTGCTTCAGCAAAAAAAGTTAAAGATACTGATGAGATTGCTCAAGTAGGAACTATTTCAGCTAATGGTGATAAAGAAATTGGCAACATGATTGCAAAAGCTATGCAAAAAGTTGGCAATGAAGGTGTTATTACTGTTGAAGAAGCTAAGGGAGTAGAAACTGAGTTAGATGTTGTTGAAGGTATGCAGTTTGATAGGGGTTATTTATCACCATACTTTATTACTAACGCCGATAAAATGACTACAGAGTTAGAAAACCCTTTCATCTTATTGCATGAAAAGAAATTAACTAACTTGCAACCAATGGTTCCACTTTTAGAAGCTGTTGTACAAGCTGGTAGACCTTTAATGATTATTTCTGAAGATGTTGAGGGTGAAGCTCTTGCAACTCTTGTTGTAAATAAACTTAGAGGTGGTTTAAAAGTTGTTGCGGTTAAAGCACCTGGTTTTGGTGATAGAAGAAAATCAATGCTTGATGATATTGCAATTTTAACTGGTGGTCAGGTTATTTCTGAAGACATTGGAGTTAAACTTGAAAATGTTAAACTTACAGATCTTGGGTCTTGTAAAAGAGTTAAAGTTGATAAAGATAATAGTACAATTATTAGCGGCAGTGGTAAAAAATCTGAAATTGAAGCTAGATGTACTCAAATCAAACAACAAGTAGGTGAAACAACTTCTGATTATGACAGGGAAAAACTTCAAGAAAGATTAGCAAAACTTGCTGGTGGAGTTGCTGTAATCAAAGTTGGTGGTGCAACTGAAGTAGAAGTTAAAGAAAGAAAAGATAGAGTTGAAGATGCTCTTAACGCAACTAGAGCTGCTGCTGAAGAAGGAATAGTAGTTGGTGGTGGTTGTGCTCTTTTATACGCTTCACAAAGTCTAACTACACTTAAAGTTAAAGGTGATGATCAAAAAGCTGGTGTTGCATTAGTGGCTAAAGCTTTACAGGCTCCTATTAGACAAATAACTTTAAATGCTGGAGTTGATGGTTCAGTTGTAGTTGGAAAACTACTGGAACAAAATAAAAAGAACCAAGGTTATGATGCGCAGAATGAAGAGTACGTTGATATGTTTACAAAAGGTATCATTGATCCTGTTAAAGTTGTAAGAACAGCTTTACAAGATGCTGCTTCAATTGCTGGGTTGCTTGTAACCACTGAAGCTATGATTGCTGACAAACCAGATGACAAAGATGCTGGTGGTGCTGGTGGAATGCCTGGAGGAATGCCTGGTGGAATGGGCGGCATGGGTGGCATGGGTGGAATGGGAATGTAA
- the groES gene encoding co-chaperone GroES translates to MKFKPLHDRVLIEVLNSSEKTAGGIIIPDTAQEKPQEGKVIAVGGGAKTEDGKLIPMDVKVGDKVLFGKWSGTEIKIDSKEYSIMKESDIMGISGK, encoded by the coding sequence ATGAAATTTAAACCGTTACACGATAGAGTTTTGATAGAAGTTTTAAACAGTAGTGAAAAAACTGCTGGAGGAATAATCATCCCCGATACAGCTCAAGAAAAACCTCAAGAAGGTAAAGTTATAGCTGTTGGTGGTGGTGCAAAAACTGAAGATGGAAAACTAATTCCAATGGATGTAAAAGTTGGAGATAAAGTTCTTTTTGGCAAATGGTCGGGAACTGAAATCAAAATAGACAGCAAAGAATACAGCATAATGAAAGAGTCTGACATTATGGGTATTTCGGGTAAATAA
- a CDS encoding TIGR01459 family HAD-type hydrolase yields MTKNLDNDGLRSIVENYDIFYIDLWGVVHNGITLHKNAIEALEEISKANKEYVLLTNAPRPNKTVNNFLEKMSMNKEIREKVYSSGEAALNYLRKNSLEKKFYHVGPPRDFDLFLDFKKNKTNDIKESSYLLCTGLFEEQGEDLNYYKDLFKDHINKKMICTNPDLIVDRGEKRELCAGSVALVFEKIGGEVIYFGKPFPEVYNQAIINKGKRVLSIGDNLNTDIKGANLLNFNSLIISNGVHRDEIKKEGIDVVSKKYEVVVNFIQTELKW; encoded by the coding sequence ATGACTAAGAATTTAGATAACGATGGATTAAGATCGATTGTAGAGAATTATGATATTTTTTATATTGATTTATGGGGTGTTGTTCATAATGGGATAACTCTTCATAAAAATGCAATTGAAGCTTTAGAAGAAATCTCTAAAGCAAATAAAGAATATGTTCTTTTAACCAACGCACCAAGACCCAATAAAACAGTAAATAACTTTTTAGAAAAAATGAGTATGAATAAAGAAATTAGAGAAAAAGTTTATTCTTCAGGAGAAGCAGCACTTAATTATTTAAGAAAAAATTCTCTAGAAAAAAAATTTTATCATGTAGGACCACCAAGAGATTTTGATTTATTTTTAGATTTTAAAAAGAATAAGACTAATGATATTAAAGAAAGTTCATATTTACTTTGTACGGGCTTATTTGAAGAACAAGGTGAGGATTTAAATTATTACAAAGATTTATTTAAAGATCATATTAATAAAAAAATGATATGCACTAACCCTGATTTGATTGTTGATAGAGGTGAAAAAAGAGAATTGTGTGCAGGGTCGGTAGCTCTTGTTTTTGAAAAAATAGGAGGAGAAGTTATTTATTTTGGAAAACCGTTTCCTGAAGTTTATAATCAAGCAATTATTAATAAAGGAAAAAGAGTTTTATCTATCGGTGATAATTTAAACACAGATATTAAAGGAGCCAATCTTCTAAATTTTAATTCTTTAATTATTTCAAATGGTGTTCATAGAGATGAAATTAAAAAAGAGGGTATAGATGTGGTTTCAAAGAAATATGAAGTTGTTGTAAACTTTATTCAAACAGAATTAAAGTGGTAA
- the ribF gene encoding riboflavin biosynthesis protein RibF — MKLYKDFNISKNHKKSIILIGNFDGVHLGHQKLFKLANTYKKKFNLKIGVLTFEPMPKMFFNKNFKNFRISNVNQKKIILDYLGVDFIITKKFDKKFSAVKSDFFIKEILSKKIRAQYIFVSNNFRFGNKREGDVKELIKNEEKYRYKIVKPQPLILNKKVISSTYIRSLLEKGHLKKTNKLLSRNWSIEGIVQKGRQQGKKIGFPTCNIDIKDYVIAMPGVYAVKVKQKNSNKSLKGIANLGYRPTFNQKKILLEVHIFNFSGNLYNKYLSVQFTKFIRKEKKFKNVDQLKKQIQSDLKVAKKS; from the coding sequence ATGAAGCTATATAAAGACTTTAATATTTCAAAAAATCATAAAAAATCAATTATTTTGATTGGTAATTTTGATGGTGTTCATTTGGGTCATCAAAAATTATTTAAATTAGCAAATACTTACAAAAAAAAATTTAATTTAAAAATTGGAGTTTTAACATTTGAGCCAATGCCTAAAATGTTTTTTAATAAAAACTTTAAAAACTTTCGAATTTCAAATGTAAATCAAAAAAAAATAATTTTAGATTACTTAGGAGTTGATTTTATAATTACTAAAAAATTTGATAAAAAATTTTCTGCAGTTAAGTCTGATTTTTTTATCAAGGAAATTTTATCAAAAAAAATAAGAGCTCAATACATATTTGTTAGTAATAATTTTAGATTTGGCAATAAAAGAGAGGGAGATGTTAAAGAATTAATTAAAAATGAAGAAAAATATCGTTACAAAATAGTAAAACCTCAACCACTAATCTTAAATAAAAAAGTAATCTCCTCAACTTATATCCGTTCTCTTCTAGAAAAAGGACATTTAAAAAAAACTAATAAGCTATTAAGTCGAAATTGGTCTATTGAAGGAATTGTTCAAAAAGGAAGACAACAAGGAAAAAAAATTGGTTTTCCAACCTGTAATATTGATATTAAGGATTATGTGATTGCGATGCCTGGAGTGTATGCTGTAAAAGTAAAGCAAAAAAACTCCAATAAATCACTAAAAGGGATTGCCAACCTAGGTTATAGACCAACTTTTAATCAAAAAAAAATTTTATTAGAAGTACATATTTTTAATTTTTCTGGAAATCTTTATAATAAGTATTTATCAGTACAGTTCACAAAGTTTATAAGAAAAGAGAAAAAATTCAAAAACGTTGATCAATTAAAAAAACAAATTCAAAGTGACTTAAAAGTTGCTAAAAAAAGTTAA
- the ileS gene encoding isoleucine--tRNA ligase: MSKENINLPKTAFSMKANLQNKEPEILEYWKKIDLYKELRKFNKGKEKFILHDGPPYANGNIHMGTALNKILKDIIVKFHQMDGKDSVYVPGWDCHGLPIEWKIEEQYKKNKKNKNEVPITEFRKECREFAEKWIEVHKTQFKRLGVVGDWDNHYATMNFEAEAQIVRELGKFLKEGSLYRGFKPVLWSTVEKTALADAEVEYQDHKSDTIYTAFPVKKTNIKELENTEVIIWTTTPWTIPANKALAYNEALDYLIIELSDDGDFKNKKVVVAEALLESVIKDCEIKNYKEIKKFKGKDFKDTICSHPFLELGYDYDIPMLEARFVTTEQGTGIVHCAPSHGPDDFNLCLKHGIKAIETVDGDGKYTKNLPLFEGTHIFKANPIVIEKLKEQKKLLSNGELVHSYPHSWRSKAPLVHRATPQWFISMESHGLRKKALKALDETKFYPDKGRERIKAMIETRPDWCVSRQRVWGVPLPIFVHKTTKEILVDDNVNENIASIYEKEGSDCWFSDNPQRFLGDKYKAEDYEKISDIVEVWFDSGCTHAFVLEKREDLQWPASMYLEGSDQHRGWFHSSLLESCGTRGRAPYESILSHGFVVDGKGLKMSKSVGNVIAPEDILKKYGADILRIWVASSNYAEDLRIDYSILEQHADSYRKIRNTFRYLLGNLNDDFQKIDLENLDIKQLPELERYMLHRVYELNNNFKNYFKSYDFHNLYKELLNFCTVDLSSFYFDIRKDALYCDFKNSDRRKSSIIVLNIILESLVKWFAPILSFTTEEIFTLINKEQKSIHLEQFMKYPESFQDKELHEKWIELKKIRDICNISIEAKRASKEIGSSLEASLVINLNKKLFEISKNVDFSEICITSSASVHHSNEDKTIIETVKAEGNKCPVCWKINKVKCERHSD; this comes from the coding sequence ATGAGCAAAGAAAATATAAATTTACCCAAAACAGCTTTCTCTATGAAGGCAAATTTACAGAATAAAGAACCTGAAATTTTAGAATATTGGAAAAAAATTGATCTTTATAAAGAGTTGAGAAAATTCAATAAGGGTAAAGAGAAATTCATACTTCACGATGGTCCACCATATGCGAATGGTAATATTCACATGGGTACAGCTTTAAATAAAATTTTGAAAGATATCATTGTTAAATTTCATCAAATGGATGGTAAAGATTCTGTATATGTTCCGGGGTGGGATTGTCATGGTCTACCTATTGAGTGGAAAATTGAAGAACAATATAAAAAAAATAAAAAAAATAAAAACGAAGTTCCAATAACAGAATTTAGAAAAGAGTGTAGAGAATTTGCAGAAAAATGGATTGAAGTTCATAAAACACAATTTAAACGATTAGGCGTTGTGGGAGATTGGGATAATCATTACGCAACAATGAACTTTGAAGCAGAGGCCCAAATTGTAAGAGAATTAGGAAAATTTTTAAAAGAAGGAAGCCTTTATAGAGGTTTTAAACCTGTTCTTTGGTCAACTGTAGAAAAAACTGCTTTAGCAGATGCTGAAGTTGAGTATCAAGATCATAAATCAGATACAATTTATACAGCTTTCCCAGTTAAAAAAACAAATATAAAAGAATTAGAAAATACAGAAGTCATTATATGGACAACTACTCCATGGACTATACCTGCAAATAAAGCATTAGCTTATAATGAGGCCTTAGATTATTTAATAATTGAATTAAGTGATGATGGAGATTTTAAGAATAAAAAAGTAGTAGTTGCAGAAGCTCTACTAGAGTCTGTTATCAAGGATTGTGAAATAAAAAATTACAAAGAAATAAAAAAATTTAAGGGTAAAGATTTTAAAGATACAATTTGTAGTCATCCTTTTTTAGAGCTTGGTTATGATTATGATATACCAATGCTTGAAGCAAGGTTTGTTACAACGGAACAGGGAACAGGTATTGTTCATTGTGCACCCAGCCATGGCCCTGATGATTTTAATCTTTGTTTAAAGCATGGGATTAAAGCCATAGAAACTGTAGATGGTGATGGTAAATACACTAAAAATCTTCCTTTATTTGAGGGAACTCATATTTTTAAAGCTAACCCAATTGTTATTGAAAAGTTAAAAGAACAAAAAAAGCTGTTATCTAATGGGGAACTAGTTCATTCATATCCGCATTCATGGAGATCAAAAGCACCCCTTGTTCATAGAGCAACTCCACAATGGTTTATTTCAATGGAAAGTCATGGCTTGAGAAAAAAAGCGTTAAAAGCTCTTGATGAAACTAAATTCTATCCAGACAAAGGCAGAGAAAGAATAAAAGCAATGATTGAAACAAGGCCAGATTGGTGTGTTTCAAGACAAAGAGTTTGGGGAGTTCCGCTTCCAATATTTGTTCATAAAACTACTAAAGAAATTTTAGTAGATGACAATGTAAATGAAAATATTGCGAGCATTTATGAAAAAGAAGGTTCTGATTGTTGGTTTTCAGATAATCCTCAAAGATTTTTAGGGGACAAATATAAAGCAGAAGATTACGAAAAAATAAGTGATATTGTTGAAGTTTGGTTTGATAGTGGTTGTACTCATGCATTTGTTTTGGAAAAAAGAGAAGATCTTCAATGGCCAGCATCAATGTATCTAGAAGGTTCTGACCAGCATAGAGGCTGGTTTCATTCGTCACTCTTAGAATCTTGCGGAACAAGAGGTAGAGCGCCTTACGAGTCAATATTATCACATGGATTTGTTGTAGATGGCAAAGGTCTCAAAATGTCAAAATCTGTAGGAAACGTAATTGCACCTGAGGATATTTTGAAAAAATATGGTGCAGATATTTTAAGAATATGGGTTGCATCATCTAATTATGCTGAAGATTTAAGAATTGACTATTCTATTTTAGAACAACACGCTGACTCATATAGAAAAATTAGAAATACATTTAGATATTTGCTAGGTAACCTAAATGACGACTTCCAAAAAATTGATTTAGAAAATTTAGACATCAAACAATTACCAGAATTAGAGAGATATATGCTTCATAGAGTGTATGAGTTAAATAATAATTTTAAAAATTATTTCAAATCTTATGATTTTCATAATCTTTATAAAGAACTTTTAAATTTTTGTACAGTAGACCTATCATCATTTTATTTTGATATTAGGAAGGATGCTTTATATTGTGATTTCAAAAATTCTGATAGAAGAAAGAGCAGTATAATTGTTTTAAATATTATTTTGGAATCTTTGGTTAAATGGTTTGCACCAATACTTTCATTTACAACAGAAGAAATTTTTACCCTTATAAACAAAGAGCAAAAAAGCATTCATCTAGAACAATTCATGAAATATCCAGAGTCATTCCAAGATAAAGAACTACATGAAAAATGGATAGAATTAAAAAAAATTAGAGATATCTGCAATATAAGTATTGAAGCAAAAAGAGCTAGTAAAGAAATAGGATCAAGTTTAGAAGCTAGCCTAGTTATTAATCTAAATAAAAAATTATTCGAAATTTCAAAAAATGTAGATTTTTCAGAAATATGCATTACGTCTTCTGCTTCAGTTCATCACTCAAACGAAGATAAAACTATTATTGAAACGGTAAAGGCTGAGGGAAATAAATGTCCAGTATGTTGGAAAATCAATAAAGTCAAATGTGAAAGGCATTCAGATTAA
- the lspA gene encoding signal peptidase II, producing MNKINLKNLYLNLVIILIVFISDRITKLYILKVVEVEASVDIYITPYLNLFLIWNKGIAFGLFSIDASVIYNSITILIGLIIIAILFMMLKNNNIQRYFFALIAGGAFGNFYDRVVYTAVPDFIDLHFYGFHWFVFNVADIFITIGVFCLILVELFFNNKNINEKK from the coding sequence ATGAACAAAATTAACTTAAAAAATCTTTATCTAAATTTAGTAATTATATTAATAGTTTTTATTTCTGATCGTATAACAAAACTATACATCTTAAAAGTTGTAGAAGTAGAAGCTTCAGTTGATATTTATATCACTCCCTATTTGAACTTATTTTTAATCTGGAACAAAGGAATAGCTTTTGGTTTATTTTCTATAGACGCAAGTGTTATTTATAATTCTATTACAATCTTAATTGGTCTTATCATTATTGCTATTTTGTTTATGATGTTAAAAAATAATAATATTCAGCGGTACTTTTTTGCATTAATTGCAGGTGGCGCCTTTGGAAATTTTTATGATAGAGTAGTTTATACAGCTGTTCCAGATTTTATTGATTTACATTTTTATGGTTTTCATTGGTTTGTTTTTAATGTGGCTGACATATTTATTACTATTGGAGTTTTTTGCCTTATTTTAGTAGAACTTTTCTTTAATAATAAAAATATAAATGAAAAAAAATAA
- a CDS encoding DUF3035 domain-containing protein — MKKNNLLIASLLILLFLNSCGTIAEGLGASKKKGSEEFLVEKKAPLVLPPNFGELPEPGKEPEENIISDKKDTSNIEDIINQSSSTNTGENNTAKNSIEESIIKKINLKEAREINLDEIIVKENEKPKKKGFFKKLKNKFNKSDN, encoded by the coding sequence ATGAAAAAAAATAATCTGTTAATAGCTTCTTTATTGATACTTCTTTTTTTAAATTCCTGTGGAACAATTGCTGAAGGATTGGGAGCAAGTAAAAAAAAAGGAAGTGAGGAGTTTTTAGTTGAAAAAAAAGCTCCATTAGTGCTACCACCTAACTTTGGAGAATTACCCGAACCTGGAAAAGAACCTGAGGAAAATATAATATCAGATAAAAAAGATACCTCAAATATTGAAGATATAATCAATCAAAGTTCTTCGACAAACACGGGTGAAAATAATACTGCAAAAAATTCTATTGAAGAATCAATCATAAAAAAGATTAACCTAAAAGAAGCTAGAGAAATAAATTTAGATGAAATTATAGTAAAAGAAAATGAAAAACCAAAAAAAAAAGGGTTTTTTAAAAAGCTAAAAAATAAATTTAATAAATCTGATAATTAG
- a CDS encoding glucose-6-phosphate isomerase gives MIFKNFLNIKKSKTVKKDFLRLLKDQPILFETLKPTYKYSYSKKIIKKYKKFSNLRIIGMGGSVLGSEAIYNFLKPKIKKKITFVSNLNSNADYFDNKNINLNLIISKSGNTLETIANANTLIDKKEKNIIVTDAKNSYLTNLASKLKAEIFEHKNYVGGRYSVLSEVGMLPAELMNLNERKFKQFNNLIKNKNFINNLVNNVSTTLSLIKSGKQTSIILNYDEQSENLFKWYQQLIAESLGKKSLGLLPVVSSMPKDNHSLMQLYLDGPNKYFYTFFNVLENRNIKIKNDGVLNTHKFLKNLSIEKIKQSQMIATEKVFISKKIPFRSFRILKRNEQSLGELFCFFILETILLGRALNVNPFDQPSVELIKIETKKILI, from the coding sequence ATGATATTTAAAAATTTTTTAAATATCAAAAAATCCAAAACAGTAAAAAAAGATTTTTTAAGATTATTAAAAGATCAACCAATATTATTTGAAACTTTAAAGCCTACATATAAATATAGTTATTCAAAAAAAATTATTAAAAAATATAAAAAATTTTCAAATTTAAGAATAATTGGTATGGGCGGATCTGTTCTTGGATCAGAAGCTATTTATAATTTTTTAAAACCTAAAATTAAAAAAAAGATTACTTTTGTTAGTAATTTAAATAGCAATGCAGATTATTTTGATAATAAGAATATAAATTTGAATTTAATTATTTCTAAATCAGGAAATACATTAGAGACAATAGCAAATGCCAATACATTAATTGATAAAAAAGAAAAAAATATTATTGTTACAGATGCAAAAAATAGTTACTTAACTAATTTAGCATCAAAACTCAAGGCAGAAATATTTGAGCATAAAAATTATGTAGGAGGTAGATATTCTGTATTGTCTGAAGTTGGAATGTTACCTGCGGAATTAATGAATTTGAATGAAAGAAAATTTAAGCAATTTAACAATCTTATTAAAAATAAAAATTTTATTAATAACCTAGTAAATAATGTGTCAACTACGTTAAGCTTAATTAAGAGTGGAAAGCAAACATCTATAATTTTAAATTATGATGAACAATCTGAAAATTTATTCAAATGGTATCAGCAACTGATAGCTGAAAGTTTAGGAAAAAAATCACTTGGATTATTGCCCGTTGTTTCTTCGATGCCAAAAGACAATCATAGTTTAATGCAGCTTTATCTAGACGGCCCAAATAAATATTTTTATACATTTTTTAATGTTCTAGAAAATAGAAATATAAAAATTAAGAATGATGGTGTGTTAAATACTCATAAGTTTTTAAAAAACCTATCAATAGAAAAAATAAAACAATCTCAAATGATTGCTACAGAGAAAGTCTTTATTTCAAAAAAAATACCTTTTAGAAGCTTTAGAATTTTAAAAAGAAACGAACAGTCTCTTGGCGAACTGTTCTGTTTCTTTATATTAGAGACCATTTTACTTGGTCGAGCTTTAAATGTTAATCCATTTGATCAACCTTCTGTTGAGTTGATAAAAATAGAAACAAAAAAAATATTAATTTAA